From Pseudomonadota bacterium, the proteins below share one genomic window:
- the phnX gene encoding phosphonoacetaldehyde hydrolase codes for MTFIYNREFRGPLEACIFDWAGTVLDFGCMAPAAAFVEVFERHQVPITVDEARAPMGAHKRVHIQEITEMAGVRQRWNDAHGRAPNDDDVETMYQEFIPLQLNCLADHSALIPGTLDVVGVLRDRDMKIGTTTGYIADMTAINLAEAKKQGFEPDSTVCSDQVPKGRPYPDMCLQNAINLEVSSVQACVKVDDTVTGIEEGLNAGMWTVALTVSGNEVGLSLDDWQALPGADQARLRAKAEDKMRRSGAHYVIDTVADLMPCMDDIQARIMRGEKP; via the coding sequence GGGCCGCTCGAAGCGTGCATCTTCGATTGGGCGGGCACCGTGCTGGACTTTGGCTGCATGGCGCCGGCCGCCGCCTTTGTCGAGGTCTTCGAGCGCCATCAGGTGCCGATCACGGTCGATGAGGCCCGCGCGCCGATGGGCGCCCACAAGCGGGTGCACATTCAGGAAATCACGGAGATGGCCGGTGTGCGCCAGCGCTGGAACGACGCCCACGGCCGCGCGCCCAACGACGACGACGTCGAGACCATGTATCAGGAGTTCATTCCCCTGCAGCTAAACTGCCTGGCGGACCATTCGGCCCTGATCCCCGGAACCCTGGATGTGGTAGGCGTGCTGCGCGATCGCGACATGAAGATCGGCACGACCACCGGGTACATCGCCGACATGACGGCGATCAACCTGGCGGAAGCCAAGAAGCAGGGTTTCGAGCCGGATTCGACCGTCTGCTCCGACCAGGTGCCCAAAGGCCGTCCCTACCCCGACATGTGCCTGCAGAATGCTATCAATCTTGAGGTCTCCAGCGTGCAGGCCTGCGTCAAGGTCGACGACACGGTGACCGGCATAGAGGAAGGCCTCAACGCCGGCATGTGGACGGTCGCGCTGACCGTCTCGGGCAACGAGGTCGGCCTTTCCCTGGACGACTGGCAGGCGCTTCCCGGCGCCGATCAGGCGCGTCTGCGCGCCAAGGCCGAAGACAAGATGCGCCGCTCTGGCGCCCATTACGTCATCGACACCGTGGCCGACCTGATGCCCTGCATGGACGACATCCAGGCCAGAATAATGCGCGGCGAGAAACCCTGA